One Thiocapsa sp. genomic window carries:
- a CDS encoding ABC transporter ATP-binding protein: MTAGLLIEATGLGYRYGHGSGSFEVRVPRLRIARGETLAITGESGSGKSTVLELLGLAAAPLPGACFRWHAALRLDAAAPVDVAALWCARAEGALARMRARSIGFVMQTGGLLPFLTVRENIGINRRLLGLPVENARIDHLVAALEIESLLDRRPAQLSVGQQQRVAIGRALAHGPALVLADEPSSALDPRLADRVLGLLRDLAVESGAAVVIATHEQGRVRALGLREIRARPLDAPDRLGSCFEDAP, from the coding sequence TTGACCGCCGGCCTTCTGATCGAGGCGACCGGTCTGGGCTATCGCTACGGCCACGGCAGCGGGTCCTTCGAGGTCAGGGTGCCGCGCTTGAGGATCGCCCGCGGCGAGACGCTGGCCATTACCGGCGAGAGCGGCAGCGGCAAGAGCACGGTGCTGGAGCTGCTCGGGCTCGCCGCTGCGCCGCTGCCGGGGGCGTGCTTTCGCTGGCATGCAGCGTTGCGGCTGGATGCGGCGGCGCCCGTGGATGTGGCTGCGCTGTGGTGCGCCCGCGCCGAGGGCGCACTCGCGCGGATGCGCGCCCGGTCGATCGGCTTCGTGATGCAGACCGGCGGACTCCTGCCCTTCCTGACCGTGCGCGAAAACATCGGCATCAACCGCCGCCTGCTCGGGCTTCCGGTCGAGAACGCGCGGATCGACCACCTGGTGGCTGCGCTCGAGATCGAGTCGCTGCTGGACCGGCGTCCGGCGCAGCTCTCGGTCGGCCAGCAGCAGCGCGTCGCGATCGGGCGCGCACTGGCCCACGGACCGGCGCTGGTGCTGGCGGACGAACCCTCCTCGGCGCTCGATCCGCGGCTCGCCGACCGTGTGCTGGGTCTGCTGCGCGATCTGGCCGTCGAGAGCGGTGCCGCGGTGGTGATTGCGACACACGAGCAGGGGCGCGTGCGTGCGCTCGGCCTGCGCGAGATCCGGGCGCGTCCGCTCGATGCACCCGACCGGCTCGGCTCCTGCTTCGAGGACGCGCCTTGA
- a CDS encoding FtsX-like permease family protein produces MTASTKARSSVGPAAAEVWSLAWKDLRHDRHTTLVFVLTVAAILAPLLLLLGLKNGVVETLRETLLRDPRNLEVVIYGSARLDRDWLAEIAARSDVAFVIPKTRTINASVDLLDPARRLLPAVEVIPTALGDPLLPPDTALPSHPDEVLVTATLARRLGLMSAEPESGAQASDAEEGVPTRSAPAAVVAVVKRTRDGVSEHLRLPLSIIGIVPEARFARDALFTSLDLLVAAEDYRDGTLDLPLDGVVPNGYAERQTRFANARLYATGLDQVGPLAAAVGAAGIEVRTQAERIASVQAVDRTLSFLFRVIALIGGAGCALALGGALWVGVERKRRQLALLRLFGFGPGAVAALPVIQGSLIAGLGLLFAGVGYLAGAHAFDAVIGENLAGGGYLTRLGIQDLGVASGLVMLVALVASTAGAIRAGRVSPAEGLREAIR; encoded by the coding sequence ATGACCGCATCGACCAAAGCGCGTTCGTCCGTCGGCCCCGCCGCCGCAGAGGTCTGGTCCTTGGCTTGGAAGGATCTGCGCCACGATCGGCACACCACATTGGTGTTCGTGCTGACCGTCGCCGCGATCCTGGCCCCGTTGCTCCTGCTGCTCGGGCTCAAGAACGGTGTCGTCGAGACCCTGCGCGAGACCCTGCTGCGCGACCCGCGCAACCTGGAGGTGGTCATCTACGGCAGCGCCCGGCTGGATCGCGACTGGCTCGCCGAGATCGCGGCGCGGTCCGACGTCGCCTTCGTCATCCCCAAGACCCGGACCATCAATGCCAGTGTCGATCTGCTGGATCCGGCGCGGCGCCTGCTGCCGGCGGTCGAGGTGATCCCGACGGCGCTCGGCGATCCGCTTTTGCCGCCGGACACCGCACTGCCGAGCCATCCCGACGAGGTCCTGGTGACCGCCACCCTGGCGCGTCGGCTGGGCCTGATGTCCGCCGAGCCAGAGTCCGGGGCGCAGGCGTCCGATGCGGAGGAGGGCGTTCCGACCCGCTCCGCCCCGGCTGCCGTGGTTGCTGTCGTCAAGCGCACCCGCGACGGCGTCTCCGAGCACCTGCGGTTGCCGCTCTCGATCATCGGCATCGTGCCCGAGGCGCGCTTCGCGCGCGACGCGCTCTTCACCAGCCTGGACCTCTTGGTCGCCGCCGAGGACTACCGCGACGGCACGCTGGATCTGCCGCTCGACGGCGTCGTCCCGAACGGTTATGCGGAGCGCCAGACACGCTTCGCCAACGCCCGGCTCTATGCGACCGGACTGGATCAGGTCGGCCCGCTGGCCGCCGCAGTCGGCGCCGCGGGGATCGAGGTCCGCACCCAAGCCGAACGGATCGCCTCCGTGCAGGCCGTGGATCGGACCCTGTCGTTCCTGTTTCGGGTCATCGCGCTGATCGGCGGGGCGGGTTGTGCGCTCGCCTTGGGCGGCGCACTCTGGGTGGGCGTGGAGCGCAAGCGCCGTCAGTTGGCGCTGCTGCGACTGTTCGGGTTCGGACCCGGCGCGGTCGCGGCGCTGCCGGTGATCCAAGGGTCGCTCATCGCCGGGCTTGGGCTGCTCTTTGCCGGTGTCGGCTATCTGGCGGGCGCGCATGCGTTCGACGCCGTCATCGGCGAGAATCTGGCCGGCGGGGGTTACTTGACCCGACTGGGCATCCAAGACCTGGGTGTGGCGTCCGGGTTGGTCATGCTGGTGGCCTTGGTCGCGTCGACGGCCGGGGCGATACGAGCCGGGCGCGTGAGTCCGGCGGAGGGTTTGCGTGAAGCGATCCGTTGA
- a CDS encoding SUMF1/EgtB/PvdO family nonheme iron enzyme: MKRSVDSKGAGRLIRLLAIGMMSFASHGVAEVAVTWPEALYNPKPAPEDVVVPLPCGGAMAFRPVGTAGTDPLADTEVELGSENESQGYAEHRYLDHLAGSFEASEGERRRLLIGKYEVTALQYDAVLAAASDAACPEPGKGATARLPKGGVGWHEALDFAHRYSLWLRARAEAIADCDATATPCLPRADGVPAFVRLPTEAEWEYAARGGDRVSPAVFREMLYPMPDGPERHAWFNQNAQGQVRPIGVLEPNPLGLHDVMGNLEEYVLDPFRLHRVERRHGQPGAAVVRGGSLHSSAQDLRSSLRREVPFYDDRGAVGTADTGFRVLLAAPVLTSNQRIDAVRAAWERLGSDVARPQDTPPPRPALSDRPFEDPVLELTALARASGEPEMKQRLERLRSVVAGTNQRLYEQRARSAREALRFGGLLCEKLSVEGYNIDLLRQRYDLCKDNEDAEHPRCRRLAEDLARDDAVLEANIGVYADSIVRTAQTYPDDLPVLDTELGGLRSELTARGYGDLGIYPERFHRQVLDYARTGAVERGDWFKGCRELR, encoded by the coding sequence GTGAAGCGATCCGTTGATTCAAAAGGTGCAGGGCGCCTGATCCGTCTGTTGGCGATCGGGATGATGTCGTTTGCCTCGCACGGCGTGGCCGAGGTTGCGGTGACCTGGCCCGAGGCACTCTACAACCCCAAGCCTGCCCCGGAGGACGTCGTCGTCCCGCTGCCGTGCGGCGGTGCCATGGCCTTCCGGCCGGTCGGCACGGCGGGCACCGACCCGCTCGCCGATACCGAGGTGGAGCTCGGCAGCGAGAACGAGAGTCAGGGCTATGCCGAGCATCGCTATCTCGACCATCTCGCCGGCAGCTTCGAGGCGTCCGAGGGCGAGCGGCGCCGACTCCTGATCGGCAAGTACGAGGTGACCGCGCTGCAGTACGACGCGGTCCTCGCCGCTGCTTCAGACGCGGCCTGTCCGGAGCCGGGCAAGGGCGCGACGGCACGACTCCCCAAGGGCGGTGTGGGCTGGCACGAGGCGCTCGACTTTGCACACCGCTACTCGCTCTGGCTGCGCGCCCGGGCCGAGGCGATTGCGGACTGCGACGCGACCGCGACGCCCTGTCTGCCGCGCGCCGACGGCGTGCCGGCCTTCGTGCGTCTGCCCACCGAGGCGGAGTGGGAATATGCGGCGCGCGGGGGCGATCGGGTCAGCCCCGCAGTGTTCCGCGAGATGCTCTACCCGATGCCGGACGGACCCGAACGCCATGCCTGGTTCAACCAGAACGCGCAGGGTCAGGTGCGCCCGATCGGCGTGCTCGAGCCGAACCCGCTCGGCCTTCACGATGTGATGGGCAATCTCGAGGAGTATGTCCTCGACCCCTTTCGTCTGCACCGGGTGGAGCGTCGCCACGGTCAGCCCGGCGCGGCGGTGGTGCGCGGCGGTAGTCTCCATTCCAGCGCCCAGGATCTGCGCAGCTCGCTGCGGCGCGAGGTCCCCTTTTACGACGATCGCGGTGCCGTGGGGACGGCCGACACGGGTTTTCGTGTCCTGCTCGCGGCACCCGTCTTGACCTCCAATCAACGGATCGATGCCGTGCGCGCCGCCTGGGAGCGGCTCGGCAGCGATGTCGCCCGGCCGCAAGACACGCCGCCGCCGCGTCCGGCGCTGTCCGATCGTCCCTTCGAGGACCCGGTGCTCGAGCTGACCGCACTTGCCCGGGCGAGCGGCGAGCCCGAGATGAAGCAGCGCCTGGAGCGGTTGCGCAGTGTCGTCGCCGGGACGAATCAGCGGCTCTACGAGCAGCGTGCGCGCAGTGCCCGCGAGGCCCTGCGCTTCGGTGGACTGCTGTGCGAGAAGCTCTCGGTCGAGGGCTACAACATCGACCTGCTCCGCCAGCGCTACGACCTCTGCAAAGACAACGAAGACGCCGAGCATCCGCGCTGCCGCCGGCTGGCCGAGGATTTGGCGCGCGACGATGCGGTGCTGGAGGCCAACATCGGCGTCTATGCAGATTCCATCGTGCGCACCGCGCAGACCTATCCGGACGACCTGCCCGTTCTGGATACGGAGCTGGGCGGACTGCGCTCCGAGCTGACCGCGCGCGGCTACGGGGATCTGGGGATCTATCCGGAGCGCTTCCATCGGCAGGTCTTGGACTATGCGCGAACGGGCGCCGTGGAACGGGGCGACTGGTTCAAGGGGTGTCGCGAGTTGCGTTGA
- a CDS encoding YMGG-like glycine zipper-containing protein gives MSIARRTGKSIIVFGLSLTLLQAGCVTTPTSNSDYGATAPLTSAEQRMREQSSGLDAKTSLQGCAAGAVAGALLGMLSDGKRSNNMMIGAAAGCAVGLAANAYVQSKRQQYQNDEQRIAAMTADVRAENARISSLIATSEEVIAADRKRLAQVNAAYRSKAISSEQARRDLAGVKANRDQMRSTVNSLKTKQQDWVDISNLERQSGTNTAQLDQEIGSLKKRISGLEQEVALMDRQINASPVAG, from the coding sequence ATGTCGATCGCGCGTCGAACGGGCAAGAGCATTATCGTTTTCGGTCTGTCCTTGACCCTCCTTCAGGCCGGCTGCGTCACCACCCCGACAAGCAATAGCGATTACGGCGCGACGGCCCCGTTGACGTCCGCCGAGCAGCGCATGCGTGAGCAATCCTCCGGGCTCGATGCCAAGACCTCGCTCCAAGGCTGTGCCGCCGGCGCGGTCGCGGGCGCCTTGCTCGGGATGTTGTCGGACGGCAAACGCAGCAACAACATGATGATCGGCGCTGCCGCGGGCTGTGCGGTCGGGCTGGCGGCCAATGCCTATGTGCAATCCAAGCGTCAGCAGTATCAGAACGACGAGCAGCGCATCGCGGCCATGACCGCGGACGTCCGGGCGGAGAACGCGCGCATCTCGAGTCTGATCGCGACCAGCGAGGAGGTGATCGCCGCCGACCGCAAACGTCTCGCGCAGGTCAATGCGGCCTATCGCAGCAAGGCCATCTCGAGCGAGCAGGCAAGGCGCGATCTTGCCGGGGTCAAGGCGAATCGCGATCAGATGCGGAGCACGGTCAATTCGCTCAAGACCAAGCAACAGGACTGGGTGGACATCTCCAACCTCGAGCGACAGTCGGGGACCAATACCGCGCAGTTGGACCAGGAGATCGGCTCGCTGAAGAAGCGCATTTCGGGTCTGGAGCAGGAGGTCGCGCTCATGGACAGACAGATCAACGCATCCCCTGTGGCGGGTTAA
- a CDS encoding putative virulence factor, which translates to MMGDTRDTRAADLIRRSRALYDGSGEAIDWVAETRRHSQRLDRESDSLTDKLRRTRNLATRLGRAAGRSVSVGFFGLSQAGKSYLISALAAGESGELETQVEGRRLNFIQHVNPPGHGKEATGLVTRFTRRPSTAPPGYPLELSLFSEVDLAKVLGNAFFNDFDREQVEVDLSPGHLRRHLAALQARRTAAPVGGVSEDDVVDLLEYFEKRFPKTTEQLKADYWPTAIALAPYLEPPDRAALFSVLWGEVRELTETYLALRRGLADAGHADAAYAPLAALVRTDASGELSQGDSIMNVDILERLGRDDADRIEIVPRRGDTLLPAVSLPRSLLAALTTELRFVLAETPRTGLLEQVDLLDFPGYRGRLAVANLAEVRKQLQDDQVDPVAQLVLRGKVAFLFERYTDDQEMNLLVLCAPSHKQSDVKDLGPVLETWVHATQGADPATRARRDPGLIWAFTMFDFRLNPVPSETEDLMRKGWEGMMKLALLERFGAYDWLREWSPGKPFDNLFLVRKPRMATAVIETDETGEQAILPGQRARLDLLRRTFCEDPTVQKHLADPHAAWDAMLSFNDGGIARLADYLGRVAAPEGKLARIGEQLDAGIEELVRHRFGPYFRAEGAAEVDNKRRLADRVVGALRQRPNRFAALLGAMQPPKEGLRALYLRADAAAGQPAATTSAGAPDAVRPTAPGGDGGLIDLDALLGGSASGYPSGTDRAATKGSGDAPPPAATNENAARFVRAVLSYWVGHLKALPEDPHWLRHMGLDKGALEDLIGELITGADRSGLDQALIGLIDSAESQTAAMRSQLAERQVYVTATRINRFVDYLGSDDLPPDDRPRSLVGQQRPVFAPPPPIPPRGMPVLPATPVNFPALYIVDWFEAFRALAIANAGHAAGRDISPEHNARLGQILALVAGSSPGGAVGAT; encoded by the coding sequence ATGATGGGTGACACTCGAGACACACGCGCAGCCGACCTGATTCGCCGCAGCCGGGCCCTTTACGACGGCAGCGGCGAAGCAATAGATTGGGTCGCCGAGACACGCCGTCACTCCCAGCGGCTGGATCGCGAATCCGACAGCCTGACCGACAAGCTGCGCCGCACCCGCAACCTCGCCACGCGCCTGGGACGCGCGGCCGGGCGCTCGGTCAGCGTCGGCTTCTTCGGCCTGTCGCAGGCCGGCAAGTCCTATCTGATCTCCGCCCTCGCGGCCGGGGAGAGCGGGGAGCTCGAGACCCAGGTCGAGGGCCGACGGCTCAACTTCATCCAGCACGTGAACCCGCCCGGCCACGGCAAGGAGGCGACCGGTCTGGTGACCCGCTTCACGCGCCGTCCGAGCACGGCACCGCCGGGTTATCCGCTGGAGCTGTCGCTGTTCTCCGAGGTCGACCTGGCCAAGGTGCTCGGCAACGCCTTCTTCAACGACTTCGACCGCGAGCAGGTCGAGGTCGACCTCTCGCCCGGCCATCTGCGCCGCCACCTCGCCGCCCTGCAGGCGCGCCGCACCGCCGCACCCGTCGGCGGGGTGAGCGAGGACGACGTGGTCGACCTGCTCGAATATTTCGAGAAGCGCTTCCCCAAGACCACCGAGCAGCTCAAGGCCGACTATTGGCCGACCGCGATCGCGCTGGCGCCCTATCTGGAGCCGCCGGACCGCGCAGCACTCTTCTCCGTGCTCTGGGGCGAGGTGCGCGAGCTGACCGAGACCTATCTGGCCCTGCGCCGGGGACTGGCCGACGCCGGTCACGCCGACGCCGCCTATGCCCCGCTCGCCGCGCTGGTGCGCACCGACGCGAGCGGCGAGCTGAGCCAGGGCGACAGCATCATGAACGTCGACATCCTCGAGCGACTCGGGCGCGACGACGCCGACCGTATCGAGATCGTCCCGCGTCGCGGCGACACCCTGCTGCCGGCGGTTTCTCTGCCGCGCTCGTTGCTCGCGGCCCTGACCACGGAGCTGCGCTTCGTGCTGGCCGAGACGCCGCGCACCGGGCTCCTGGAGCAGGTCGATCTGCTCGACTTTCCCGGCTATCGCGGGCGTCTCGCGGTCGCGAATCTGGCCGAGGTGCGCAAGCAGCTCCAGGACGATCAGGTCGACCCGGTCGCCCAACTGGTGTTGCGCGGTAAGGTCGCCTTCCTCTTCGAGCGCTACACCGATGACCAGGAGATGAACCTCCTGGTGCTCTGTGCCCCCTCGCACAAGCAGAGCGATGTCAAAGACCTGGGGCCGGTTCTGGAGACCTGGGTCCATGCCACGCAGGGTGCGGATCCGGCCACCCGCGCGCGCCGCGATCCGGGCCTGATCTGGGCCTTCACCATGTTCGACTTTCGTCTCAACCCGGTCCCGAGCGAGACCGAGGACCTGATGCGCAAGGGCTGGGAAGGCATGATGAAGCTCGCCCTCCTGGAGCGCTTCGGCGCCTACGACTGGTTGCGCGAATGGTCGCCCGGCAAGCCCTTCGACAACCTCTTTCTGGTGCGCAAGCCGCGCATGGCGACCGCCGTGATCGAAACGGACGAGACCGGCGAGCAGGCCATCCTGCCCGGCCAGCGGGCGCGTCTCGACCTCTTGCGACGCACCTTCTGCGAGGATCCGACCGTCCAGAAGCATCTTGCGGATCCCCACGCCGCCTGGGACGCGATGCTCAGCTTCAACGACGGCGGCATCGCGCGCCTCGCCGACTATCTCGGCCGGGTCGCCGCGCCCGAGGGCAAGCTCGCCCGAATCGGCGAGCAGCTCGACGCGGGGATCGAGGAGCTCGTCCGGCATCGCTTCGGGCCCTATTTCCGCGCCGAGGGCGCGGCCGAGGTCGACAACAAACGCCGCCTCGCCGATCGGGTGGTCGGGGCGCTGCGTCAGCGACCCAATCGCTTCGCTGCCTTGCTCGGCGCGATGCAGCCGCCCAAGGAGGGGCTGCGCGCACTCTATCTGCGTGCCGACGCCGCGGCCGGCCAACCGGCGGCGACGACCTCGGCAGGCGCGCCGGATGCGGTCCGCCCCACGGCGCCCGGCGGCGACGGCGGCCTGATCGATCTGGACGCCCTGCTCGGCGGGTCCGCATCCGGCTACCCCTCGGGCACGGACCGCGCGGCCACCAAGGGCAGCGGCGACGCACCGCCCCCCGCGGCGACCAACGAAAACGCGGCACGCTTTGTCCGTGCGGTGCTGAGCTACTGGGTCGGCCACCTCAAAGCGCTGCCCGAGGACCCGCACTGGCTGCGCCACATGGGCCTGGACAAGGGCGCGCTCGAAGATCTGATCGGCGAGCTGATCACGGGCGCCGACCGCTCGGGTCTGGATCAAGCCCTGATCGGCCTGATCGACAGCGCCGAGTCCCAAACCGCCGCGATGCGCTCTCAGCTCGCCGAGCGTCAGGTCTACGTCACCGCGACGCGCATCAATCGCTTCGTCGATTACCTCGGCAGCGACGACTTGCCGCCCGACGACCGCCCGCGCTCCCTGGTCGGCCAACAGCGCCCGGTCTTTGCCCCGCCCCCGCCGATCCCGCCCCGCGGCATGCCGGTGTTGCCCGCGACCCCGGTCAATTTCCCCGCACTCTACATCGTCGACTGGTTCGAGGCGTTCCGAGCGCTCGCCATCGCCAACGCCGGCCACGCCGCCGGGCGCGACATCTCGCCGGAGCACAATGCCCGGCTCGGCCAGATTCTCGCCTTGGTCGCCGGGAGCAGCCCCGGCGGGGCTGTAGGGGCGACTTGA
- a CDS encoding folate-binding protein yields MHPVWRDHLTASSARIDEDGIPRFPDPGPDAAEGCRLYDLSHLGLLAVRGEDASGFLQGQLSNDLRELSESHVQWSSHCSQKGRMLANFLVMRVGDTFYLQLPAERVPDLIKRLRMFVLRSRVSIEDASDDLARIAIAGDCAPAAVSACGLPVPESENGLAVADEIAVVRLPGATPRIEIIGPPEPLRAHWNALRAQATPENTDAWTLLDIRAGIPSVYNATADTFVPQMANMQLIDGVSFHKGCYTGQEIVARMQYLGKLKRRMYIGEVESETPPQPGDTLFSPDSSSQQGSGTVVAASPVDTGRYALLAVVEIQAAESGEVRLSEGGPLLRLETPPYGFPVEL; encoded by the coding sequence ATGCATCCAGTTTGGCGAGACCACCTCACCGCAAGCTCCGCTCGGATCGACGAGGACGGCATCCCCCGGTTCCCCGACCCCGGCCCGGACGCCGCCGAGGGCTGTCGTCTCTACGATCTCTCGCATCTCGGACTCCTCGCCGTACGCGGCGAGGACGCCTCCGGCTTCCTCCAAGGCCAGCTCAGCAACGATCTGCGCGAGCTCTCGGAGAGCCATGTGCAGTGGAGCAGTCACTGCAGCCAGAAGGGACGCATGTTGGCCAACTTCCTGGTGATGCGGGTCGGCGACACCTTTTATCTCCAACTGCCGGCGGAGCGCGTCCCGGATCTCATCAAACGGCTGCGCATGTTCGTGCTGCGCAGTCGGGTGAGCATCGAGGATGCAAGCGACGACCTGGCTCGCATCGCGATCGCCGGCGACTGTGCTCCGGCCGCCGTGAGCGCCTGCGGCCTCCCGGTGCCCGAGTCCGAGAACGGCCTCGCCGTCGCCGACGAGATCGCCGTGGTTCGCCTGCCGGGCGCGACGCCGCGCATCGAGATCATCGGCCCGCCCGAGCCGCTTCGCGCGCATTGGAACGCACTGCGAGCGCAAGCCACTCCGGAAAACACCGACGCCTGGACGCTCCTCGACATCCGCGCCGGCATCCCGAGCGTCTACAACGCAACAGCAGACACCTTCGTCCCCCAGATGGCCAACATGCAGCTCATCGACGGCGTCAGCTTCCACAAGGGGTGTTACACCGGCCAAGAGATCGTGGCCCGGATGCAGTATCTCGGCAAGCTCAAACGCCGCATGTACATCGGCGAGGTCGAGAGCGAGACGCCGCCGCAACCCGGCGACACGCTCTTCTCACCCGACAGCAGCTCGCAGCAAGGCAGCGGGACTGTCGTCGCAGCCAGCCCGGTCGACACCGGACGCTACGCACTGCTCGCCGTCGTGGAGATCCAGGCGGCCGAATCCGGCGAGGTCAGACTCAGCGAAGGCGGGCCGCTGTTGCGGCTCGAGACGCCGCCCTACGGGTTCCCGGTCGAGCTATGA
- a CDS encoding vWA domain-containing protein: protein MHLKRWLVVWLLLGAVVLAAAPVFAASPTDRSPLLQEGKKTLFQRVLTRPGAMLTEQPGGDAGRPVDAFSRFYVYTETERDGQRWLEVGVDTKGKVSGWLRAGDTVLWNQQIALAFTNPGAARERALFFDSWDTLNGLLALPDPAAEVGPLTREIAEGGRDPRVVAIEPDRFIDINSRFYLLPILDFAEVFTDSGHLMRGLKVASVSETAAPTSTPHPDDSTEPVSQLGSFRAAVVFIIDSTISMQQYIDEARAAAEQVYKRIEGSGLLDKVSFGLVAFRAPTADPAKATSLEYVARMFVDPAEVSSGLEFLTRASKVTEAKVSTDRFDEDPYAGVITALEEIPWNRFGARYAVLITDAGALEGDASTTGLHAEQVRSEAAEKGVALMVLHLKTVQGKTNHAAAEAQYRTLANNAAIQRSLYFSVQDGSAAALGKAVATLSDTVIESIEASARGELAAGSARAATATAVPPTPAVAQDPETTSLREATRALGHAMQLAYLGREEGTRAPSVFEGWISDSDLADPTVRTVDERVLITKDQLSDLHGILKQIVDAADAGMLKPDAFFDSLRSIAAQYGRDPALAASPQATKLADLGLLGEYLDGLPYKSDVMTLDQDTWSRWGTQRQFEFVSRLKGKIKLYERYNADTDRWVSLAEGSPAGEWVYPVPLRDLP from the coding sequence ATGCACCTGAAGAGATGGTTGGTTGTTTGGCTGCTGCTGGGCGCGGTGGTCCTGGCTGCGGCGCCGGTCTTTGCCGCGTCGCCGACCGATCGCTCGCCCTTGCTGCAGGAGGGGAAGAAGACGCTCTTTCAACGCGTGCTGACGCGTCCGGGGGCGATGCTGACCGAGCAACCGGGCGGCGATGCCGGGCGTCCTGTCGATGCCTTCTCGCGCTTCTATGTCTATACCGAGACCGAGCGGGACGGGCAGCGCTGGCTCGAGGTCGGGGTCGACACCAAGGGCAAGGTCAGCGGCTGGCTGCGGGCCGGGGACACGGTGCTTTGGAATCAGCAGATCGCGTTGGCCTTCACCAACCCGGGCGCCGCTCGCGAGCGCGCGCTGTTCTTCGATTCCTGGGACACGCTCAACGGCCTGCTGGCGCTGCCGGATCCGGCCGCCGAGGTCGGCCCGCTGACCCGCGAGATCGCCGAAGGCGGGCGCGATCCGCGCGTGGTCGCGATCGAGCCGGATCGCTTCATCGACATCAACTCACGCTTCTATCTGCTGCCGATCCTGGATTTCGCAGAGGTCTTTACCGACTCGGGTCACCTGATGCGCGGTCTGAAGGTGGCCTCGGTCAGCGAGACGGCGGCCCCGACGAGCACGCCGCATCCGGACGACAGCACCGAGCCGGTGAGCCAGCTCGGCAGCTTCCGCGCGGCGGTGGTCTTCATCATCGACTCGACGATCTCGATGCAGCAGTACATCGACGAGGCCCGTGCCGCGGCCGAGCAGGTCTACAAACGGATCGAGGGCTCCGGGCTACTCGACAAGGTCTCCTTCGGGCTGGTTGCCTTCCGTGCGCCCACCGCCGATCCGGCCAAGGCCACATCACTGGAGTATGTCGCGCGGATGTTCGTCGACCCCGCGGAGGTCTCCTCGGGGCTCGAGTTCCTGACCCGCGCATCCAAGGTCACCGAGGCGAAGGTCTCGACCGACCGGTTCGACGAGGATCCTTACGCGGGCGTGATCACGGCCTTGGAGGAGATCCCCTGGAACCGCTTCGGCGCCCGCTATGCCGTGCTGATCACGGACGCCGGCGCGCTCGAAGGCGATGCCTCAACCACGGGTCTGCATGCCGAGCAGGTGCGTTCGGAGGCGGCCGAGAAGGGTGTCGCCCTCATGGTGCTGCATCTCAAGACGGTGCAAGGGAAAACCAACCATGCGGCAGCCGAGGCGCAGTATCGGACCCTGGCGAACAATGCCGCGATCCAGCGCAGCCTCTATTTCTCGGTGCAGGACGGCTCTGCCGCGGCACTGGGCAAGGCGGTCGCCACGCTGTCCGATACCGTGATCGAGAGCATCGAGGCGTCTGCTCGCGGCGAGCTCGCGGCGGGCAGCGCGCGTGCCGCAACGGCAACCGCAGTCCCGCCGACCCCCGCCGTTGCACAAGACCCCGAGACCACCTCGCTTCGGGAGGCGACCCGAGCGCTCGGTCACGCCATGCAGCTCGCCTATCTGGGCCGAGAGGAGGGCACGCGCGCCCCGTCGGTCTTCGAGGGCTGGATCAGCGACAGCGATCTTGCCGACCCTACGGTGCGGACGGTCGACGAACGGGTGTTGATCACCAAAGACCAGTTGAGCGATCTGCACGGGATCCTCAAGCAGATCGTCGATGCCGCGGATGCCGGGATGCTGAAACCCGACGCCTTCTTCGACAGCCTGCGCTCCATCGCCGCCCAATACGGACGCGATCCGGCGCTCGCCGCGAGCCCGCAGGCGACCAAGCTCGCGGATCTCGGTCTGCTCGGGGAATACCTCGACGGCCTGCCCTACAAGAGCGACGTCATGACGCTGGATCAGGACACCTGGTCGCGCTGGGGTACGCAGCGTCAGTTCGAGTTCGTCAGCCGGCTCAAGGGCAAGATCAAGCTCTACGAGCGCTACAACGCCGACACCGATCGCTGGGTGAGCTTGGCCGAGGGCAGCCCGGCGGGGGAGTGGGTCTATCCGGTGCCGCTGCGCGATCTGCCCTGA